Sequence from the Montipora foliosa isolate CH-2021 chromosome 12, ASM3666993v2, whole genome shotgun sequence genome:
ctggcaacgacacattcattgtttgcaaagaatacttgtccaaaaagtactTTTCCGGGATACTGCTCCCTctcccaccctaatcaatgttgtaccgctgtcgaaaAGGCTTGTAGGAAACAGAAAAGAACACAACATTGTGGGTGCAGGGGAGGGGGTCATTTTCGCACTGAGCTTGAAATCGTTCCTAAAGGATAAGagcttttcaacaattttgacgccaaTTGTGTTTACCATTTTTGTGTCTATGTAGCCTCTTCTTTTATGAAGTGAGCCAATTAAAACTGAAATAGTTGGCATTTTTCAACCAAGTTCTCTTTTTATGTTTCCAAGATACAGTGGCACACATGTACCTCTTCCATCCACCGACTAAATTCAGATTCTGTGAATCTCTGGTTTGACACAAACTCCAGCCGGAATACTCTTTCCTGATCACCATGCCTaacaacaaacacaaaaaatgCTCCTAATTCAATAATTCAGTTTTCTTTGGCCTTTCTCTTTGCACTGTACCAGGATAGCTGTGAAGAGTCTCTTCTCTTTGTCAGATATGACTACCGGTAAGTGATAGAAAGATCCCAATTATCTAACTTTTTTACTATTTCTTCTTAAATATGAAGTACATGTATAAACAAGAAAGGTGATTATTTGGGCAAAATAATGATTGATAAAGGTTCCATTTAGTTTCCTTTCTAGTTCCTCCAAGTGCTAACAAAGTCTGCTTGAATTCAACTACACTTTTGGTAACTACTTCCATTTATTGATTGTAATAAACAAGCCatgaattacatgtacttctttGCATGGTAATAAGTAAAGGAAATCATATGAACACAAgtgcatttcatgatttatgggcacaagtgatgttttgaaagttctcaaaattgcacgagccatAGGCAAGTGCAATTTGCgaattttcaaaacatcacgagtgaccatgaAGCCCTGAGAGGCACTGTCGTCGGGTACCGATGTTCCAACAACCAAAGTCAAGTGGGTGCCACCTTGAGAGTTTAGTGAGAAATCAACTACCTAATCAATCTAATAATAATTTGACTCTTATTGACTCGGAAGATAACTTCCATTCAGTTTATTGAAACTCCACTCACCAAAATTATATCTAATTTCATTATGGTATTTTACACATCATTATCATTCCCaggttcaaaccattttcaaAACTACTACGTATTGTAGAAGGACACACTTAGCAATGCACCATACACGTACTTTAGTTGCAGTCCCTTATTAGTCTTAGTAGTTCCCAGACTGTAAACTTTTGCAGTTTCGACAACATCTCTGATCTCGGCAACCTACAATCAAGCATACAatcaagaaagagaaaaaatctAATTTTTATGAAAGCTTTAATCTTAAGCTGCTCTTTACATGTCAGAAGACATGTTGGTCTAAGAAATGTGACAAATTTTATGATTATGGTTTAGTCTTCATAGAACATCTTTTCGAAATCTAAATAATCCTTCAAGATTGTTCGGTAATCTGGGACAAGAGAAAGATGCATTGTACTGTACCTCGGTACAAAAGTCCACAACAGGACAGCAAGGGATCATGTGGGATTAAAAGTTGCACTTAGCAGTCCCTCATCaatcattaaattttgtttgttgtgtCCCATATTTCCCACATTCTGGACACAGGGTCTCCCTTATGCCCACGGGAATGGCAAGATGAGAGACCATGTCCTTCATCACCATGCTTAGCGACATGAAATAACCATGCGTGAAACTGAAAAGAACTAAAACATACCCTGTACACTGGTCTGGACTCGTGGCTTCCAATCCCAACTCGAACAAAACATCCGCTAACAATCTTACCGAAGAATGGCATATGCACCCATCTATAAGTAAACAAAAGTCATGTCATGTTTAAACAGTTCGTAATATCAACCATTTCTTGGACAACAGTTTACACACTCCTCTTTATCAGATCTCTTTACTACCATGCACATGTACCTTTCAAGCTTGTGTCTTGAAATTCTGATTCGCTCCAGATCACTAACAGAGGATACTCGAAGAGGTACATCATCACCTTGcctaagacaaagaaaaaaatcaacaaaaagaaTAACACAACAGCATTGTAGAAAAGGAACTTATTTCTTTCATCAAGGTTGACTTACTCATCATCAGAATCTCTATAGGATCCTTCCCCTGAACTAGACTTGCTTTCGTCCTGCtcgtcatcatcctcatcatctgTAAACACATCATCTGCTTTCAACTGTGGCTCCTTCTGTTCAACCAACGATTCTGCaacctttttctcttttttctccgACCTCTTCGCCTTCAGATCATCCAAGGCCTTTGCCTTCTTTTCTTCAATGTGTCTCTTACGCTCTTTTTTTCTTAAAGCTATACCTTCCTTCTCAAGATTGGCCTTTTCCTTTTCacgcttcttcttcttttctttcttcttggCAAGTTTTAGCTTTCTCTCAATTTCGTATCTTGTCTTGAGAGCTTCTCGTTTCTCCACACGGTTGAAAATTTCTTGTTCTCGTTCCTTTTCTGTCATTTTTTCAAGTCTCTCTCTGTCAGCTTCATCACCCATTAAGTTGGCATCCCATTCATCATGGTattcttcatcatcttcttcctccgatgaagatgatgatgatgattctgCTTGAAAAATCATAACAAATTTTAATCCaaaaaatctaaaattttaCTTACATGTACTGGAACAACTTTTAAGTTGcaacaaccccccccccccccccccccccaagtaaGTAATTTGTAACAAACggttttggccaatcaaaaaggacggagacaatccgctaaaccaatcaaaactccaagtaattacacgtagccgatacAAAGTGCAGAAAAATGTGcaagcgcgagccacgattggtttttgtttcacttctgactGGTTAGaaaaatggcacgagaactttgaaccaatcaatgagtgaagtaatcataaaccaaagcaatttgctaactactttcaacactcaattaaaaaccgctctattggAGAGCtacataattattgtatttgAATTCATGTTCAAAGTGTCTacaacaaaaattaaacatGATAAAACAGAAACGTACATGTACTTTGTCAAGGCAAAATAAATCGTTACCCACAGTACGTTTTGCAGTCGTATTACCAGAGTATCAAAAGCAAGGATTCTCTTACCACCAGATGAAGTTTCTCCACTTTCTTCAGAAGAGGAAGCAGATGACGAGGCATTctttttgcctttctttttcttttccttggctttggcttttccttttcttttgccaTTTTCAGAATCCATAGTCCACTGAAAAAGCAAAAACTAATCACAAAACCTTGCAACTTTTAATGTAAAAATGAGTCAACTCTTTAGTTAGCTTTGAGTTAATACTTCTTTCTAAACAAGTTTAAAAGCTgtgctgtacatgtacagtgccgctcaaaagtaagttaccaccctcgCGCACGACGCAAATCGTGTTGCGCACTACAGGAATCGCATCGCGCGTTGCATGCTACGATGGTAAGAAATCTGTAAGTGCAGTGGCTTGACGCTCACGCGCGATTTTAATTGaccttttgtttcaaattttaaccgTGGAAGGTGTTTGTGAAAGGCCAATTTTCGAAGAAAATATGCCTATAATAAATTGCAGTATCTTCGTTTCACATTTCATTGTTTACAAAGCTTCGTTCGCCGATCGACAAACCCTGAATCAAGCCGTTTTGTAAGGAAAGTAAGTTTTCGTATTTACGCATtttcaagataataataatccttGGTTTGTGTTTCCTTTTGTAGAATCGCTCTGaaaattttaaatgcaaattttaCCCCGATGGTCAAAGAATCAAACGCTTCAGATAATTTATGCCTTATCGAGTTGCGAACTTAAGATTGTGGACACTAACAGCACTGCTGACTTTAGCTATAAATGATCATCATATTGTTATGTAGAAAGGATGTTTTGGAATAAAGTTAATTGTAGTTTTCTTCTGTTTAATTGTTATTGGTTGCTGTTAATGTTTGTGTGCGAGTGTCGAGAACAAATTCATCCTTATATTGCGCATGAAGTTTCGTTTTCAATGTTTGCAGATATTTAAAGAATGTATTTTTCAAATTGCAGGCTCCAAAAGTTTTGCAGTTGGCAAGAAATTTTACCAACGCACAATGGACATTGTCTTTGTAAGAATTTTTCCACCAAGTGGACGATGTTTCAGTGAAATCGTCGTTTATTCGTGTATGAGCTTTAGAAACACCACGtatgaagaatttattttccATCGGAATTTTCATTTGTAAACTAGATGCATGTGTTTATTGACGCTTAAATGTCGTCTCCTTACGGTAATTTCAACATGGATTTTTTTAATTGATATTGTGACAGTCTATCGCTAATGCACAGACGCCAAGTTAGAGCTTCCTGCCCCTCTCAGTCCCAATCTGTTGACCTTTGTACGATGACCTCTACGATGCCGGTACAATGATCCATCAACTGAGCTATTGCTCCTGCATCGCAGAAGTAATGGGTAATCGAATCTCATTAAAGCCAACTAAATTGTCTAGATAAGTGCGAGcatcacttctctcttttgtttgTAGCCCGCACTTTAAATACACATTCATTTCTTtcagtagggcatggagttcccagtgttttggtctgtcctctgtggtaatTAGCTACATGTATCTAGTTGAACTCCTAGTATAGTGTATTCTGATTTAGGAGTATCCAGTTAAGGCATTAAAACTAAATTGCCATATCAAAGTTCACGCACTATCTGCGAGATATAACTGAATCATGGTTGATTAAAGAATTATAGTAActcgttttgttttgtcttaCGCCCACAAAACAAATAAGCTTCAATCAAGGTAAATTGGCTTTTTTTAACGTTTTACCTCATCATCACTTCCCTCAGAGGAGTCTAGATCGCTATCCGAATCTCCTGATTTTTGCGGCTTGGAATTCTCTTGCCCTTGTCTGGAACGCTTTGCAAGCGATTTCAGTTCCTGTCAAGTCAACACAATTTTCCAAGTCAGCCAAATTCGTGCGAAAACACTTGCGTCTAGAAATCTGTAAATTTAGGTTAACCTCTTCTAGGTCTTGTTCATTCTCGTCATCGTCACTGCTCGATTCTACCGCGACGCGTTTTCTTTTGCGGTTGGAATCACTGCTATCCTTCGAAGGTTTGCCCATCTTGATCTGTTCGGGACAGGAAGGCCAGGTTGCTAGACTGTAGAACCCAGGTGTTTTGTAGGATCAAAAACAGGGCTCGGTCACCAATTCACTTTGTTATTGTGGTACCCAGGGGCAGCCCAggcgcccgtttctcgaaagtcttgAAAAtgtacgggccattttcgggtttCACACTTCCCTTTGTATCACAAGAACGGAGGAggtttaattcgtcaaacttcacagtcattttgctttttgttatcttgaaaacatgttaaaagatcagctttccgaAACAAGCgtttggcagtttcacaaatggcttgtCGGGCACGAAGAGATATCGGGATCCGGGTATCGGGACTCCCAGCCCCGAGAAGAAAACGAGGTTTGGTTAGGTTTGGTTTGGTTACCAAGTCTGTTGTCATTCCCAGGTTACGGAAGTTTCGCAAGTCAGCGTTGTCATCTCAAGAGTATCATCGAAAATGGCTGCTATCTTACCCGATAGCGAACATAAAAGCGATCCTTTACTCCACGATCAACGTGTGAAGAAATCATCGACTCTGAAGTCATGTGAACGTACATCTGAGGTAGACATCTAAGCAGATCGAGATATTGTTTTGGTTAATTACTCTTGGCATTGCATCATCAGAAAAAATAAGCTTTTTATTTACAGCTGTGAAAAGATCGAAGCGAACAATTTTTGTGAGGCTTTGGTACGTTTATGTTTAGCTTACTTGTTTCTCGTGTTTTACTCGACAAACAGGAAAGTAAGTTCCCCGTCGGACAGGAAAAGAATGCAGCAAGCTCCTCATCTGAAATAAACGTCATTAGTGTGGATCAGGACAATCAAAGAAGCTTCTTGCTGCTGGACGAAAGAGAAAACCTTCAGGtaatatgaaatttacaaagaCGTATTAGCCTACATAATGTACTCGATCGGTTGTTTATTATAGTGCATGGAAACGTACATGAACGTCTCTTAAATTTTCTTGAAAGTGACTACAGAAGTATATTGCATAAACGATTGAGCAATCAGGTCGCACTTTGACCTCAGCAGACACTCTGTTCGTTTAAGCATCACTTTCATTTCTTATATTTGTTCTTTCAAGTGCTGATTTTTAGACTTACATAAGAAGAAAAACGTTGATGCCAAAATCCAAATGAATACAGCTTTTGTACTTTGTGCTGTACTAAAACAGTTTTTCATGTACATCCCATTGCAGCAGATTTGAGGTCTTTTGCCCTCGTCATTTTCTAAGTCAATGTTGTAAAGTTAAGGCTTTCCATGCTATTGATGTTACAGTGTAATTCTATTACTCTTGGTTCATACTCATCGTATAAAGAACCCATGAAACTGAGGAATAGGATCTTAAAAAAGTGacaaagttttaaaattaatataacgaaatgaagaaaaataaaatagtaatgaaACATATGATTGTCTGTCTCACAACATAGTCACTTAGGTGGTAGATTGGATGTTTCAACTGCTTGTTTCATTTCATTCCTATTGACTGGTTATGCACTACTATATGTGGTCGTTACATGTAGTAGCAGGTAACAAGTTGACTTTATTGCCTAGATTAGTGGATGTCACTCGTGGACAGCATCTCAGCACCCCGCGCTTCAGAATCCCAGCTTGTGCTCTCCAAAgatcactcagctttccatccatttgcGGTAGTTAAAATGAGTCACTAACCAGTATACTGGGGACAAGTTGAATGTGCAAGTAGTGGGATTAGGGTAGCACCCAACCCTACCATAAGTTACGTATTAAGAAGCTCTCAGTTGCAGTAACTGTTGAAGCTAAAGAAAAGGGAGCCTTCAGGTTGCCTCTGACTTTGGTCTGCAACCTCttttcttgtcttgtcttgtctttaaTTCGCCTATTGAGAACCAACAGTAAGCAGTCAAAACATCACAATCTACAATTTACTACATCATGAGACAAATGATCGTACTTTTTATTATCTAATATCTACCACCACGATGAGCAATAGCTACTTCTTTCACAACTTagaaaaaacagttttaaaatgggtgaGAGGGCTCCCTTCTGGCAAAATGTCCTGGTTATCATTCCTGATCTCGGTGGCATACCTGGGTTTGAGGGTATTGTTTCTCCAGGTACTCAGTCTCCTGATAACATAAAAAGACTGGCATCATTTTCATCTCAtctagtctccctcgcagcttTTTAGTGTTGTCATGGAATGCTTGGGATTAGTGTTGTGCGACAACACTAAAAACTGCTACAAGGAGGAGTACATCTGATCTGGTTTGATTTGCAGTCTGCTCAATAAGTTATTGGTAGAATACTGTCTCAATTATGTGAGCTTCAGACTTAGTAAAACAAAGTGATGATGATAAGAGTTATAATTATTACTAATATTTGtattaatttataatttgtaaTATTTTAGCACCAAAAACTGTATACAACAAAAAACCTGCCATTCTATTGCTTGAAGGTGTCAAAATTGTGCAGGCCCTAAAATAAGAGGTCTGgaccctaataataataataataatattattattattattattattaattattattattattattattattattattgacaataaagttgacagttacttgtgaaaatacattgtttgtGGTTAGTCTTACAAAGCTCGTTTCATCCCCAATTTTCACTTGTAAATTTGCGCGGTCTGGAATCCTCATGAGATATGaggcgagattgctgtcatcattttgttagcgaacaggactttgggcgtgatgcccaacgagtttgccaagcagaaaggtctctgatgagtcccttggtcagGATGAAACAAGCatcgtaagactaaccacgaacaatgtattttcacattattattattattattattattattactattattattattattattattattattattattattattattattattattattattattattagggagACCAAGGAAATTTcctgtttcttttgttctcaggTACTAAGTGTGGAGGAGTTTGTCGCAAAGCTTTCCTGTCATGGAGAAACAAGTATGAAAGTTGTCTGTATATTTGGCAACACAGGTGATGGGAAGTCACACACTCTAAACCACACATTCTTTGACAATGAAGAAGTGTTTGCAACTTCATCATCACAAGTGTCTTGCACAGTTGGGGTGTGGGCTGCTTACGATGACGTCAATCATGTAGTTATCTTGGATACTGAGGGACTGTTGGGTGTGTCAGGAAACCAGAATCAGCGCACAAGACTTCTGCTAAAAGTTCTCGCAATATCTGACATAATCATCTACAGGACAAGGGCTGAACGACTTCACACAGACATGTTTACTTTTCTTGGTGATGCATCAGATGCATATCTTAAGCATTTTACAAAGGAGTTGAAACATGCAACTGAAAGATGTCACATGGATGTACCTCTGTGTACCCTAGGTCCTGCAGTGATTATCTTTCATGAGACACAGCATACACATTTGTTGGGAATGTCTCAGAGTCAGCATCAAGGTTAGGAAACTCTTATTCTCATTTAATTCTGGATTAGTTTGGACTCCTTCTCGAACAAAATGCAAGTGTCTGAAGCATCAGAAAATAAGTTCTGATTTGAATATGAAGTTATATTATTTTGTACCAtagcaaaaaaataattgtgtGCAGTTGAGTCTTCAGGAGAAATCCAAAGGTTATCCCATGCATCCTTACTCCTCTTAATCACTTTATTCCTGGCTTTTTTGTTCTCTTTGATTGGAAAAACTATCTTGAGGTTCATGTAACATTGCACTCTCAATCCCACCCTgtcagcagagcctttcttaactgaCAACGAGAACGAAAGGACTGTGCAGAAATTGTTTAAAGTATTTTTAACTACATTTATGTGCAACCTTTGCTTGTACACAGGTTAAAACCCAAGGCCATTAGTCGTAATCGCACTCCCAGACACCTTGTCGGGATTAGGCTTGATGTTgaccttgtcaaaaatatgatgcgtaCGCTGCCTAAACTGGTTTGACTGGGGTGACTTGACCAGAAACGTGGGCTGTGGCAACTTTAAAGACTTGACACAATTTCTGCAGACTGTCTCTTTTGCTCCGCCTCTAGTGCGTCTTAGAGAGGCTCTCCTTGCAGGTGTCCCAAACACCACAGAATCAAAGTTCTTCTCATTTGACTACAGTATTTTGTGccttaattttctttgccaTGTCCCCACCAATGGCATAGCTTTTCCACTTCCACTCCTCAAACATCCCACATTTCCTCAGTTTACTCTGAGAAAGGGTTAAACTATGAAATGTCAGCCATTTTATCATAAATTTCACAGTGGCAATTcaacctttacaaaaataaatatttcattttttactttccCACTAACACAGCTCCATGGTTTCTCTAGAATTTACATGTAACCCCTTCCACAAACATCATAAACAACAAGACTAGTGGAAGTATGCAACATCATGGCTGTAATTTCACAAAGCCTGGTGTCATTGATTTCGTACCTGCAAAAGACAAGTGCCACTGTGTCAGTGGTCAATGTCGAATTTAAAATCCAGAGCATGTGGGTGGAAATCCTGCACCCAAACCACTGGTCTATATTGTCTACTAAATGTTGTGATGACTTCCAAGTagtgcacaaaaaaaaaaacgactgaCATTCTGGTTTACCTTATGTTTGTGTTATGGTTGAGAATAAGAGACCATACCGTCTCATATGCTGAGTCCACATGAACTACCTAAATGTAACTTGTAAAATAAACTAGTGTTACagtaataaacagaacattcaaGAGTAACTGTTGTCtaggtaggtaaagtctgctacgagcctagaaggcccatcaggctggcggTTATCTCCCGACCgctttctgtagcatgaagcaactaggagtatttctacttcccccaggatgggatgccagtacatcccagggttacccccagcattaaattcgccggtacccacaaatacacctgggtggagagaggcaccgtgagagtaaattaagtgtcttgcccaagaacacaacacaatgtccccagccaggacccgaacctggaccacgggatctggagtcgagcgcacttaaactatgaggccactgcgcctcccaCAAGAGTTGTCTACCATACCTAATTCTAAGCAGAGTTTGAAATGAGTGTTCCAGCTACTAAAGGTGCAGTAATAAATGTATGTTTCAGAATACCAGTGAGTGCTTTCCTTCTACATTATTCCATTATTTTCTAATAATGATCAAAGTTGCAGGGGACATTTCTGCCTAAAATATGAAATTGATTCTTTCTTCAGAAACAACATTATATACCAAGAGTCCTGATGAAATACTAAAAGAGAGGTTTGCAGATGTTGGTAGGTTTCCTCGTGCATTCAGCTCCATCAAGTATGTTGGCACAAGAACTACAACACCACCAACTGACTTCACAGAACTCAAGAGGGCTGTCAGAAATGGTCTGGCCAACAGCTCTGTCCGTTCATTGCGCTCACCTGCTGTTATATATAAGGCATTGATGGTAATACTgataatgatggtgatgatgatgatgatgttgacgaCAACAACAATAAAGCATTTATTACAGTGCATGTTACTAATGTCATAATACTCattatggaacagacggggatgctcgtcggaaattttgaatttaacccctaaaggagaccatctgggcgtggcttaagcaaattttgacccctaaaaacaagttaaaaagaacatttgacttctgtttctcttcacGTAATTCTGTGTATCTTCAcagaaccctaaacgagacctttgcggcttaaaatattggcgctttcccggaacaccctaagcgagaccaaaatccaaaatttacacccctaagcgagacaacgagcatccccgtctgtttcatatgggagtccccccctccccccccccccaggttTAAGATATAGTACAACCCAAAGGATAACAAAATTATAGACTATAGCAGTACCATGATGTCTCAGTCCAAAAAGGCGGTTCTGGGGTTCTGTTTATTGTCTCTATTCTTTTGCATTGCAGCTACTAAATGAGAAGTTCAGTAATGACATTGAAAGAACAATACCAAACACATTTCCTGATGAGTACTTTACATGCCAGGCAACGTGTCTCTCATGCAAGTATGTCATGACTCCAATCAGGGGTTTCAGTTGGAGGGTGAAACTGCAGGTTTCAgatcattgtttcaccatacCCAAAGCTTTTACTAATGCTATCATTAGGCCTAAAGATTAAtgtttagagtggttttcaaacgagtgttgtaaaaccaaaaccaaagtaattactttggccaatcaaaaaggacggagacaatccagtaaaccaatcaaaactcgaagtaattacttgtagccgacacaaaacgcgggaaaatgtgcacgcgcgagctacgattggttttggttacccttctgattggttaaaaaagtggcgcgagaactttgaaccaatcactgagtaaagtaatgcaaaaccaaagcaattatctaattactttcgacactcaattgaaaaccactctaaaccTAATTAGGTTAGTGTTTTTGtcaaggtttgggttgtttcattTATGGTAGGACAATGACCTAATCCCTGCACTTTATACAGTTTCAATAAAATATGAAGTTTGCAGGTGGTCTGAGCAGAGTAATCAACTGTATCAAGAACTCTGGGGCCTAACGGCCTCTTTCTCCACGGGTGTCCGGGAGCGTgccatttttagaagattgccgCCAAATGCtacatttcaaaagcaaaattgatCTCCAAATTTTAGACTAACTCATTTTGTCGATGTCGAAATGAATTTTAACAATAGGCTTGGAAAAACTCTGTCTTATtacaattttcataattttcaGAACATAGCCAGGTAGATTGACTCCGCCTCTGGGAACTGAATTGGagctttttgtttagttcacagctcaaATACTATTATGATatctttttagaggttcttcATTAAAAAGATTTGTACGCATTCCATCGCTTTCCACCAGTGTCGCGTTTGAATGTACGAATGTACCATGggaagatgctgattggtaggttatgtcaTGCATCAATTGATTTCAGCATCCATGGTTTAGAGTCAACTCTTGGCTTTGCGTCAGAATtgtgattgatggaagccaaaacgcaggtTCCCATTTAGCTCTTGAAGATGAGATTTCGCAGAATAAATTTCTACAAATCGCAGTAACCCTTTTAACCAGCCGACAACACGACCTCCTGAATAGGTTGTTTGATTATCATTGCAGTGCAAGGTGTCAAAAAAGTATGAATCACGAGAAAGATGAATCAGCGGAACATCAGGCTGACGGCAGATGTTGCTATCAAGCTCAGTTCGACAACAGGATTTACACATGTAGGGTAAGTTCCTCTGCATTCTtttcccttccccccccccccccccccccactccccaCACACACtctttaacaattagacccgtagcctgtaagggctacgggtcaataacctatgaggcgaagccgaatgggctattgacccgtggcccttgagggcgaagggtctaattgtttaaGTATCACCCAaatagtcggacagaaaaggcaattataaagttagcaaatacaagttaaaaatatgtttatttgggaataaaacgaaagaaagcatcacgcttttcgctactcgaggactattactaatagtcctctagtagcgtagccaatcgaaatgcagcatttgcattagtccactagttgggtgatactaatcacCATTAGCCCAGAAAATCAAACTGAAAATAGTGGTCTCAAAGGAGCTTACGCCATGCCATTGAGAGACCCTGTAGCTTTCCATCATGCACTCTGTGATTGAAGAAGGAAACAATGGATATgatacaacagaaacaatgcaCCTAGGGCTCCCTGATAACAAAAGACGCTACAGGTCATGGGGACCAAAGAAAATAGCAGTCTTGAATAGCTACAGGATCACTCAGGGAGGGAGACCCTGTAGCTT
This genomic interval carries:
- the LOC137979695 gene encoding zinc finger FYVE domain-containing protein 1-like, which codes for MAAILPDSEHKSDPLLHDQRVKKSSTLKSCERTSEESKFPVGQEKNAASSSSEINVISVDQDNQRSFLLLDERENLQVLSVEEFVAKLSCHGETSMKVVCIFGNTGDGKSHTLNHTFFDNEEVFATSSSQVSCTVGVWAAYDDVNHVVILDTEGLLGVSGNQNQRTRLLLKVLAISDIIIYRTRAERLHTDMFTFLGDASDAYLKHFTKELKHATERCHMDVPLCTLGPAVIIFHETQHTHLLGMSQSQHQETTLYTKSPDEILKERFADVGRFPRAFSSIKYVGTRTTTPPTDFTELKRAVRNGLANSSVRSLRSPAVIYKALMLLNEKFSNDIERTIPNTFPDEYFTCQATCLSCNARCQKSMNHEKDESAEHQADGRCCYQAQFDNRIYTCRACYEKGKQVIIVPKMCSSSDSSWLGFAKYAWSGYVLECVECGVIYRSRQYWYGNDDPIKTVVRTELRHAWPGENLGPLDSGNAARRLLDNVGYVTDAVSSLSIPPSKALTDWITDKVAPDYWIPNAEITTCLVCRHEFADKETKHHCRACGGGVCDACSTNKKPVPDRGWGETPVRVCDRCFGGPLAIETQPQAACNLSDLSDALVEEAPAEIASSEGGPISFADQPLGPVAARKVTEVVQSAVGIIKTAIDYPKNFITDAARPGYWVPDSEILDCACCKTEFKGTDTKHHCRACGMGVCSNCSQSRTSVPTRGWDHPVRICDHCVAKIGQLKIT